A single window of Drosophila suzukii chromosome 3, CBGP_Dsuzu_IsoJpt1.0, whole genome shotgun sequence DNA harbors:
- the LOC108014518 gene encoding uncharacterized protein isoform X2, producing MKKVLGKRENIKILSLNSYCINEIFRQIKMSCASSLILDDMLKYSDLIHFVISCKLFTKAFKEWFPELYNKLCIENTFLNRSPYIQIDFSNVYAHMLRLSINEKKLFWRNFLNPIRENDKLESVMLVYEPISYYPEHLERFDDLINCLRNKDQLRELFVRLKGYSLESVPQISSLETLIVDARMGANILDQFCSLNPNLRKLILVNNEFYGRLSDIVPHCNQLEYLSFAMKQGVDAAEYKALAKLPRLNELILLGEHEEGSLVKLFHDLKERKVQRISIPETHVSDEEAIALASITSLISLKCCLRNDSIYADLPLTGFLTDICILRHPNQYDPEMNNKKEIGRMKVTYGARTISNEIPDAHYQAMQTNNSKLMIKAFDQDFAHAFRFRYEGAYNARVLLDNMKLSSESSMCFIEKIVLYQNDPIPNEDIPIIASVPTLTTIRCSFAQIEQMIAVKTQQLATITETEKRVDRIRTEHFEIRLVHSHESVTLILDFFGKCKENYARFLAPLANLRNLNRLEIKGKFTSGSLVTLFKGFTTLATHTLQELKAVFLDPEELEEVIKIGSLRILKSGFFCSKNIDKIAQLNNLEELNLTVHPQGSLEKLFKLLGSKKSQVLKSLIIEGTKLTSQEVVELAGLESVENLQLGLPEVQNWKQSPEGTTDNLDVFYCQKCRLPPDASPYIEHQTYVHTLNSVSDKEALTAKTHFITKLYGNLTPGNLQLLANLSNLEKLSVYLDYNPQAVENLLRTLALLSPKKLRKLSFATQNFKLLSFFENLQSLESVVYHTKDIEFTAHLRNLTDLQIYNPLDIPLWELLKELKVLLNLQCLLLDNADLEFLDIVEVTKMNWLKRLRLGLADKKFVFMLIPLKDLEVLEITSTHYAAKDEGNFIVSFVLTCKNIRSISLYRYYDYLKRDYVNGILNTIKLFRDPSKHPPFKLRGVWCDFKRLSQLDKYNVEYLELERLDNSNQNEEFDEDTDDEVL from the exons ATGAAGAAAGTTTTGGGTAAAAGGGAAAACATCAAGATTTTAAGCTTAAACTCCTATTGTATCAATGAAATATTTCGGCAAATCAAAATGAGCTGCGCATCTAGTTTAATACTGGATGATATGTTAAAGTATAGCGATCTCATTCACTTTGTTATCAGCTGCAAGTTATTCACCAAAGCGTTTAAGGAATGGTTTCCCGAGCTTTATAACAAACTTTGCATAGAAAATACATTCTTAAATAGATCTCCCTATATACAGATTGATTTCTCAAATGTTTATGCACATATGCTAAGATTGtcaataaatgaaaaaaagtTATTCTGGAGAAATTTCTTAAATCCGATTAGGGAAAACGATAAATTGGAATCAGTGATGTTAGTCTATGAACCAATAAGTTACTACCCCGAGCATTTGGAAAGATTCGATGACCTGATAAATTGTCTTCGAAACAAGGATCAATTGCGTGAGCTCTTTGTTAGACTAAAAG GATATAGCTTGGAAAGCGTGCCGCAGATAAGCAGTCTGGAAACCCTTATAGTAGATGCCCGAATGGGAGCCAATATCCTAGATCAGTTTTGCTCTTTAAATCCAAACTTACGGAAACTCATTTTGGTCAACAACGAGTTTTATGGAAGATTGTCTGATATTGTACCCCACTGCAACCAACTGGAATACCTAAGCTTCGCTATGAAGCAGGGGGTAGACGCCGCGGAATATAAAGCCCTTGCCAAGCTACCCAGACTCAACGAACTAATCCTCCTTGGCGAGCATGAGGAGGGATCATTGGTAAAGCTCTTTCATGACCTAAAGGAAAGGAAGGTCCAAAGAATATCGATACCCGAAACCCATGTCAGTGACGAAGAGGCCATTGCATTGGCATCCATTACCTCGCTAATATCCCTCAAGTGCTGTCTACGCAATGATTCGATATATGCTGATTTACCTCTAACTGGATTTCTCACTGATATATGCATACTGCGTCATCCCAACCAATATGATCCAGAAATGAACAATAAGAAAGAAATCGGTCGCATGAAAGTGACTTATGGGGCAAGAACCATCTCTAACGAAATTCCAGACGCGCATTATCAAGCAATGCAGACCAATAATTCAAAGCTTATGATAAAGGCATTTGAtcaagacttcgcccatgctTTTCGTTTTCGCTACGAGGGTGCTTATAATGCCAGGGTTTTGCTTGATAACATGAAATTATCATCAGAATCTTCAATGTGCTTTATCGAGAAGATAGTCCTCTATCAGAACGATCCAATTCCGAATGAAGACATTCCCATTATTGCCTCCGTACCGACGTTAACCACCATCCGATGCTCGTTCGCTCAAATAGAGCAGATGATCGCGGTGAAAACTCAGCAACTCGCGACAATTACTGAAACTGAAAAGCGAGTGGACCGAATCCGAACTGAACATTTTGAGATACGATTAGTTCATAGCCACGAATCCGTAACTCTCATACTGGACTTTTTTGGGAAATGTAAAGAGAATTACGCGAGGTTCTTAGCTCCTCTTGCCAATTTAAGAAACCTAAATCGACTTGAGATAAAAGGAAAATTTACAAGTGGTTCCTTAGTAACGCTTTTTAAAGGTTTCACCACCTTGGCAACTCACACTCTGCAAGAACTAAAAGCTGTATTTCTTGACCCTGAAGAACTCGAAGAGGTGATCAAGATTGGCAGCCTAAGGATCCTCAAAAGCGGTTTCTTTTGTTCCAAAAATATTGATAAAATAGCCCAGTTGAATAATCTCGAAGAGCTAAACCTAACCGTCCATCCACAGGGGTCTCTAGAAAAATTGTTTAAGCTCCTTGGCTCCAAGAAGTCACAAGTACTAAAGAGTCTCATAATTGAGGGGACGAAACTTACTTCCCAAGAGGTTGTCGAGCTAGCTGGCTTAGAATCCGTGGAGAATCTACAGCTTGGTCTCCCCGAAGTACAAAATTGGAAACAGTCCCCAGAAGGCACAACAGATAACCTAGACGTTTTCTATTGTCAAAAGTGTCGTTTGCCCCCTGATGCATCCCCTTATATAGAGCATCAAACTTACGTTCATACTTTGAATTCTGTATCAGACAAAGAGGCCTTAACTGCTAAGACTCATTTTATAACCAAATTGTATGGTAATTTGACACCAGGAAACTTGCAACTCTTGGCCAATCTGTCAAATCTGGAGAAACTGAGTGTTTATTTGGATTACAATCCCCAGGCCGTGGAGAACCTGTTAAGAACTCTTGCCTTGCTATCCCcaaaaaaattgagaaaacTTTCTTTTGCAACACAGAACTTTAAATTATTATCTTTTTTCGAAAATTTGCAATCTCTCGAGTCCGTTGTCTATCACACAAAAGATATTGAGTTTACAGCACATCTTAGAAATCTCACAGATTTACAAATATATAATCCTCTGGATATTCCCCTTTGGGAACTCCTCAAGGAACTTAAGGTTTTATTGAATCTTCAGTGTTTGCTTTTGGATAATGCAGATCTGGAATTTTTAGACATCGTTGAGGTAACGAAAATGAATTGGCTGAAACGCTTAAGACTCGGCCTTGCAGATAAAAAGTTTGTCTTCATGCTGATCCCTTTGAAAGACTTGGAAGTTTTGGAAATTACATCTACCCATTACGCGGCGAAAGATGAAGGCAACTTTATTGTTTCATTTGTTTTAACTTGCAAAAATATTAGATCAATATCTCTATATCGATACTATGACTATTTAAAAAGGGATTATGTCAATGGAATCTTGAACACTATAAAGCTTTTTAGAGATCCTTCCAAGCACCCACCATTCAAATTGCGCGGAGTTTGGTGTGATTTTAAAAGACTAAGCCAG CTGGACAAGTATAATGTCGAATACCTGGAATTGGAGAGGCTCGATAACAGCAATCAAAACGAAGAATTCGATGAAGACACCGATGATGAAGTTTTATAA
- the LOC108014518 gene encoding uncharacterized protein isoform X1, with translation MKKVLGKRENIQILSLNSYCINEIFRQIKMSCASSLILDDMLKYSDLIHFVISSELFTKAFKEWSPELYNKLCIENTFLNRSPYIQIDFSNVYAHMLRLSINEKKLFWRNFLNPVKENDKLESVMLVYEPISYYPEHLERFDDLINCLRNKDQLRELFVRLKGYSLESVPQISSLETLIVDARMGANILDQFCSLNPNLRKLILVNNEFYGRLSDIVPHCNQLEYLSFAMKQGVDAAEYKALAKLPRLNELILLGEHEEGSLVKLFHDLKERKVQRISIPETHVSDEEAIALASITSLISLKCCLRNDSIYADLPLTGFLTDICILRHPNQYDPEMNNKKEIGRMKVTYGARTISNEIPDAHYQAMQTNNSKLMIKAFDQDFAHAFRFRYEGAYNARVLLDNMKLSSESSMCFIEKIVLYQNDPIPNEDIPIIASVPTLTTIRCSFAQIEQMIAVKTQQLATITETEKRVDRIRTEHFEIRLVHSHESVTLILDFFGKCKENYARFLAPLANLRNLNRLEIKGKFTSGSLVTLFKGFTTLATHTLQELKAVFLDPEELEEVIKIGSLRILKSGFFCSKNIDKIAQLNNLEELNLTVHPQGSLEKLFKLLGSKKSQVLKSLIIEGTKLTSQEVVELAGLESVENLQLGLPEVQNWKQSPEGTTDNLDVFYCQKCRLPPDASPYIEHQTYVHTLNSVSDKEALTAKTHFITKLYGNLTPGNLQLLANLSNLEKLSVYLDYNPQAVENLLRTLALLSPKKLRKLSFATQNFKLLSFFENLQSLESVVYHTKDIEFTAHLRNLTDLQIYNPLDIPLWELLKELKVLLNLQCLLLDNADLEFLDIVEVTKMNWLKRLRLGLADKKFVFMLIPLKDLEVLEITSTHYAAKDEGNFIVSFVLTCKNIRSISLYRYYDYLKRDYVNGILNTIKLFRDPSKHPPFKLRGVWCDFKRLSQLDKYNVEYLELERLDNSNQNEEFDEDTDDEVL, from the exons ATGAAGAAAGTTTTGGGTAAAAGGGAAAACATCCAGATTTTAAGCTTAAACTCCTATTGTATCAATGAAATATTTCGGCAAATCAAAATGAGCTGCGCTTCCAGTTTAATACTGGATGATATGTTAAAGTATAGCGATCTCATTCACTTTGTTATCAGCAGCGAGTTATTCACCAAAGCGTTTAAGGAATGGTCTCCCGAACTTTATAACAAACTTTGCATAGAAAATACATTCTTAAATAGATCTCCCTATATACAGATTGATTTCTCAAATGTTTATGCACATATGCTAAGATTGtcaataaatgaaaaaaagttattctggagaaattttttaaatccGGTTAAGGAAAACGATAAATTGGAATCAGTGATGTTAGTCTATGAACCAATAAGTTACTACCCCGAGCATTTGGAAAGATTCGATGACCTGATAAATTGTCTTCGAAACAAGGATCAATTGCGTGAGCTCTTTGTTAGACTAAAAG GATATAGCTTGGAAAGCGTGCCGCAGATAAGCAGTCTGGAAACCCTTATAGTAGATGCCCGAATGGGAGCCAATATCCTAGATCAGTTTTGCTCTTTAAATCCAAACTTACGGAAACTCATTTTGGTCAACAACGAGTTTTATGGAAGATTGTCTGATATTGTACCCCACTGCAACCAACTGGAATACCTAAGCTTCGCTATGAAGCAGGGGGTAGACGCCGCGGAATATAAAGCCCTTGCCAAGCTACCCAGACTCAACGAACTAATCCTCCTTGGCGAGCATGAGGAGGGATCATTGGTAAAGCTCTTTCATGACCTAAAGGAAAGGAAGGTCCAAAGAATATCGATACCCGAAACCCATGTCAGTGACGAAGAGGCCATTGCATTGGCATCCATTACCTCGCTAATATCCCTCAAGTGCTGTCTACGCAATGATTCGATATATGCTGATTTACCTCTAACTGGATTTCTCACTGATATATGCATACTGCGTCATCCCAACCAATATGATCCAGAAATGAACAATAAGAAAGAAATCGGTCGCATGAAAGTGACTTATGGGGCAAGAACCATCTCTAACGAAATTCCAGACGCGCATTATCAAGCAATGCAGACCAATAATTCAAAGCTTATGATAAAGGCATTTGAtcaagacttcgcccatgctTTTCGTTTTCGCTACGAGGGTGCTTATAATGCCAGGGTTTTGCTTGATAACATGAAATTATCATCAGAATCTTCAATGTGCTTTATCGAGAAGATAGTCCTCTATCAGAACGATCCAATTCCGAATGAAGACATTCCCATTATTGCCTCCGTACCGACGTTAACCACCATCCGATGCTCGTTCGCTCAAATAGAGCAGATGATCGCGGTGAAAACTCAGCAACTCGCGACAATTACTGAAACTGAAAAGCGAGTGGACCGAATCCGAACTGAACATTTTGAGATACGATTAGTTCATAGCCACGAATCCGTAACTCTCATACTGGACTTTTTTGGGAAATGTAAAGAGAATTACGCGAGGTTCTTAGCTCCTCTTGCCAATTTAAGAAACCTAAATCGACTTGAGATAAAAGGAAAATTTACAAGTGGTTCCTTAGTAACGCTTTTTAAAGGTTTCACCACCTTGGCAACTCACACTCTGCAAGAACTAAAAGCTGTATTTCTTGACCCTGAAGAACTCGAAGAGGTGATCAAGATTGGCAGCCTAAGGATCCTCAAAAGCGGTTTCTTTTGTTCCAAAAATATTGATAAAATAGCCCAGTTGAATAATCTCGAAGAGCTAAACCTAACCGTCCATCCACAGGGGTCTCTAGAAAAATTGTTTAAGCTCCTTGGCTCCAAGAAGTCACAAGTACTAAAGAGTCTCATAATTGAGGGGACGAAACTTACTTCCCAAGAGGTTGTCGAGCTAGCTGGCTTAGAATCCGTGGAGAATCTACAGCTTGGTCTCCCCGAAGTACAAAATTGGAAACAGTCCCCAGAAGGCACAACAGATAACCTAGACGTTTTCTATTGTCAAAAGTGTCGTTTGCCCCCTGATGCATCCCCTTATATAGAGCATCAAACTTACGTTCATACTTTGAATTCTGTATCAGACAAAGAGGCCTTAACTGCTAAGACTCATTTTATAACCAAATTGTATGGTAATTTGACACCAGGAAACTTGCAACTCTTGGCCAATCTGTCAAATCTGGAGAAACTGAGTGTTTATTTGGATTACAATCCCCAGGCCGTGGAGAACCTGTTAAGAACTCTTGCCTTGCTATCCCcaaaaaaattgagaaaacTTTCTTTTGCAACACAGAACTTTAAATTATTATCTTTTTTCGAAAATTTGCAATCTCTCGAGTCCGTTGTCTATCACACAAAAGATATTGAGTTTACAGCACATCTTAGAAATCTCACAGATTTACAAATATATAATCCTCTGGATATTCCCCTTTGGGAACTCCTCAAGGAACTTAAGGTTTTATTGAATCTTCAGTGTTTGCTTTTGGATAATGCAGATCTGGAATTTTTAGACATCGTTGAGGTAACGAAAATGAATTGGCTGAAACGCTTAAGACTCGGCCTTGCAGATAAAAAGTTTGTCTTCATGCTGATCCCTTTGAAAGACTTGGAAGTTTTGGAAATTACATCTACCCATTACGCGGCGAAAGATGAAGGCAACTTTATTGTTTCATTTGTTTTAACTTGCAAAAATATTAGATCAATATCTCTATATCGATACTATGACTATTTAAAAAGGGATTATGTCAATGGAATCTTGAACACTATAAAGCTTTTTAGAGATCCTTCCAAGCACCCACCATTCAAATTGCGCGGAGTTTGGTGTGATTTTAAAAGACTAAGCCAG CTGGACAAGTATAATGTCGAATACCTGGAATTGGAGAGGCTCGATAACAGCAATCAAAACGAAGAATTCGATGAAGACACCGATGATGAAGTTTTATAA